The following proteins come from a genomic window of Paenibacillus swuensis:
- a CDS encoding spore germination protein, with translation MNLDGLKEKLGSSDDVIWADIQLGERQGSIIYYSSLAVPEAVQRNIMQPLMLYASALGTSGALTVEQFRSRYMAGLQFAYIHTWEQLMKELLTGSAIINVEGEEEALAVSIGGYPVRSLEEPKTNNVLQGPKEGFVESMETNISLIRRRIRNPLLQFVPLQIGTVNQARAVLVYIEGTTDGAMVEAMTQRLNNLSLDYAMDTSQIMQFIQRQRGFHLVPYMLYIERTDAAASALLAGKLLIIMDGTPFVLVAPSNLSDFFIAQEDSYIFPPYAFLLKNMRYFAFFLAVLLPGIYIGLTNYNVEIIPISLAIAISGQRTDAPFPSVIELILLELLFELLRETTIRMPRLVGSTLTIAGAFVIGQAAVQAGLVTNIVMIIVALTMLATFALPYSDLINVARIVRLVFILLASFLGLFGLFLGFIALTVQLATHNILVPSKPKGASDS, from the coding sequence GTGAATCTGGATGGATTGAAAGAGAAGCTGGGAAGCTCCGATGACGTAATCTGGGCGGACATCCAGCTTGGAGAGAGACAAGGATCTATCATATACTATTCTTCCCTTGCTGTGCCGGAGGCGGTCCAACGGAATATCATGCAGCCGCTCATGCTTTATGCTTCCGCATTGGGTACATCGGGTGCGCTCACCGTCGAGCAGTTTCGTTCAAGATATATGGCTGGTTTGCAATTTGCTTATATCCACACTTGGGAGCAACTGATGAAGGAACTGCTCACCGGTTCCGCCATTATAAATGTAGAAGGGGAAGAAGAAGCCTTAGCCGTTTCCATTGGAGGCTATCCGGTACGTTCTCTTGAAGAACCGAAAACCAATAACGTGTTGCAAGGGCCTAAAGAAGGCTTTGTCGAGTCCATGGAAACGAATATCAGCCTGATTCGAAGAAGAATTCGAAACCCACTGCTCCAGTTCGTCCCCTTGCAGATCGGGACTGTCAATCAAGCCCGGGCTGTGCTGGTGTATATTGAAGGCACTACGGATGGGGCCATGGTCGAGGCCATGACTCAGCGACTCAACAATCTTTCATTAGACTATGCAATGGATACGTCTCAAATCATGCAATTCATTCAAAGACAACGAGGCTTTCATCTCGTACCTTACATGTTATATATAGAGAGGACCGATGCCGCAGCCTCAGCCTTATTGGCGGGCAAATTGCTGATTATTATGGACGGGACGCCGTTTGTGCTCGTTGCTCCTTCAAATCTAAGTGATTTCTTTATTGCCCAGGAAGATTCGTATATATTTCCTCCCTACGCCTTCCTGTTGAAGAATATGCGTTACTTCGCATTCTTCCTGGCGGTGCTTCTGCCGGGGATCTATATCGGTTTAACAAATTATAATGTCGAGATCATCCCCATTTCTTTAGCCATCGCCATCTCGGGTCAACGGACAGATGCGCCGTTTCCTTCAGTTATAGAGTTAATCCTGCTAGAATTGTTGTTTGAATTGTTGCGTGAAACAACGATTCGCATGCCGCGTCTGGTCGGATCCACTTTAACGATAGCCGGAGCCTTTGTCATAGGACAAGCGGCGGTGCAAGCCGGTCTTGTCACGAATATTGTGATGATTATTGTAGCACTTACGATGCTGGCCACGTTTGCCTTGCCGTACAGCGATTTAATTAATGTGGCTCGTATTGTCCGATTGGTTTTTATACTCCTCGCGTCATTCCTGGGTCTGTTTGGTCTGTTTCTGGGTTTCATTGCCTTAACCGTACAATTAGC
- a CDS encoding GerAB/ArcD/ProY family transporter, producing the protein MKLFEAPVRVKMFTLMFLFIQGSTILLNIAPSAGRSSWVSILTATLLGYILVYGYFNLIKNRTDTGYYGLVQEHLGRYAGGLVLYVYVLYFLYLGSRDVRDMVELISNAVLVDTPTTFIAGAFTIVVVYTLLLGMDSLMRISSFYFGLFAFVFILISALIFINKDYDLGELLPVFEYGIGPVMEPAYTQLVFFPFGETLAFMIGALPWIRENFKSARKATLWAVVVGGCTLAAGTALQVITLGIAVKNRSPFPMLGAFRNISVGMFIERVEVLFVFVMLITLTVKVALFLFASVKGMEMLTGLSFREMVIPMGGLLSIQAFFIAGNTAEHFEISYEVVPFYALIMEILIPALLLIITVILRRRGKSV; encoded by the coding sequence ATGAAACTGTTTGAAGCGCCTGTTCGGGTGAAGATGTTTACGCTTATGTTTTTGTTTATTCAAGGCAGCACGATTCTCCTGAATATCGCACCCTCCGCCGGCAGAAGCTCTTGGGTCTCCATTTTAACCGCTACTTTATTGGGATATATATTAGTCTACGGATACTTCAACCTGATCAAGAACCGCACGGATACCGGGTATTACGGATTGGTTCAAGAGCATCTCGGCCGCTACGCGGGAGGATTGGTGCTCTATGTGTATGTCCTTTATTTTCTATACCTTGGATCCAGGGATGTCCGGGATATGGTTGAACTGATTTCCAATGCCGTGCTGGTTGATACGCCTACAACGTTTATAGCGGGTGCCTTCACCATAGTGGTCGTGTATACGCTCTTATTGGGAATGGATTCCTTAATGAGAATAAGCTCGTTTTACTTCGGCCTCTTCGCTTTCGTATTCATTCTCATCAGCGCGCTGATTTTTATCAATAAGGATTATGATCTCGGGGAATTGCTTCCTGTGTTTGAATACGGAATCGGTCCCGTCATGGAACCCGCCTATACCCAGCTCGTGTTTTTTCCATTCGGCGAAACCCTTGCTTTCATGATTGGAGCTTTGCCATGGATTCGCGAAAATTTCAAATCAGCAAGGAAAGCTACACTTTGGGCTGTAGTTGTCGGAGGGTGCACTTTGGCTGCGGGCACGGCCTTGCAAGTCATTACATTGGGTATCGCTGTGAAGAATCGCTCACCGTTCCCGATGCTGGGCGCGTTCCGCAATATTTCGGTTGGTATGTTTATTGAAAGAGTTGAAGTCCTGTTTGTATTCGTGATGCTAATCACTCTGACCGTTAAAGTAGCCTTGTTTCTGTTTGCGTCTGTTAAAGGGATGGAAATGTTAACGGGTCTTTCGTTCCGAGAGATGGTGATTCCGATGGGGGGACTGTTGAGTATACAAGCCTTCTTTATAGCCGGGAATACAGCAGAGCACTTTGAAATATCTTACGAAGTAGTTCCTTTCTACGCGTTAATCATGGAAATTCTTATTCCAGCCCTACTATTAATCATAACCGTAATTCTCAGAAGAAGGGGGAAGAGCGTGTGA
- a CDS encoding response regulator transcription factor, protein MRIKALLVDDEIHIARNLEQIIPWEALGVEIVGFAKNGVEALEHVNKEEIHLMLCDIRMPVMDGMELIRRLREEESACEIIMLTGYQDYDYTRAAIRYGVKDYLLKPINYDELQEVVERVVAGIRAKAIQSNQEKKQIGRIVGLASEKILYDILMDYSQVSKGNLMLAGVEHIFQDQQYVVFVADMDHYSQRARNWDDRERKLWNFAVNNVIQDTLEKKSVGHAVIQMRDGEWCIVLEYTSDFLTGMDQDEVMGWAEELQHAVLENAKIPVSMGVYGDVLAITQLSKAYKAVQRGLQLTSQTGHATLYYPEAQEKNEMDFGMWSLIEDIVSGIKKGDRAGTDRALVELNTRLQAISEQSLDRVKQILNFLVLHILREMREMQVVTKQQEDQIWKQLERNVGVRDLLASIKQLIEDSVEGFVRKKSSEVLMITAKDYIDRNLAKDLCVEELAQMLGISSSYFSLLFKQTHGETFIEYLTRQRMEKAKSLLLMSGLSISKICKEVGYAERRYFTKVFQKYTGELPSEYRANSDGEK, encoded by the coding sequence ATGAGAATTAAAGCGCTGCTGGTCGATGACGAGATTCATATCGCAAGGAATTTGGAACAAATTATACCCTGGGAAGCGCTAGGCGTCGAAATTGTCGGGTTCGCCAAGAACGGCGTCGAAGCGCTGGAGCATGTGAACAAAGAAGAAATACACCTCATGTTATGCGATATCCGTATGCCGGTCATGGATGGAATGGAATTAATCCGCAGGCTGCGCGAAGAAGAATCCGCCTGTGAGATCATAATGCTGACGGGGTACCAGGACTATGATTATACGAGAGCGGCGATCCGTTACGGGGTTAAGGATTATCTCCTCAAGCCGATTAACTACGATGAGCTTCAGGAGGTTGTCGAACGGGTGGTGGCTGGCATTCGGGCCAAAGCCATTCAATCGAATCAGGAGAAGAAACAGATCGGGCGGATCGTAGGCCTTGCTTCGGAAAAAATTCTTTACGACATTCTGATGGATTACTCGCAAGTGTCCAAAGGGAATCTGATGTTGGCCGGCGTGGAGCATATTTTTCAGGATCAGCAGTACGTGGTATTCGTCGCGGATATGGATCATTACTCGCAACGGGCTCGCAACTGGGATGACCGGGAACGTAAGCTGTGGAACTTCGCCGTCAATAACGTGATACAGGATACGCTTGAGAAGAAGTCCGTCGGGCACGCCGTCATTCAGATGCGTGACGGGGAATGGTGTATCGTTCTGGAATATACCTCGGACTTTCTGACAGGCATGGACCAGGATGAAGTGATGGGATGGGCCGAAGAGCTGCAACATGCGGTGCTTGAGAATGCCAAGATTCCTGTTTCCATGGGAGTTTACGGTGATGTTCTGGCGATCACACAGCTTTCCAAAGCCTACAAGGCGGTGCAACGGGGATTACAGCTGACTTCGCAGACCGGGCATGCCACCCTTTATTATCCGGAAGCGCAAGAAAAGAACGAAATGGATTTCGGAATGTGGAGTTTAATTGAGGACATTGTGTCCGGCATCAAGAAAGGGGACCGTGCGGGGACCGACCGCGCGCTGGTTGAGTTGAATACCCGGCTGCAAGCAATATCCGAGCAATCGCTGGACCGGGTGAAACAGATTTTGAACTTCCTCGTCCTGCACATCCTTCGGGAGATGCGTGAGATGCAAGTCGTCACGAAGCAACAGGAAGACCAGATTTGGAAGCAACTGGAGCGTAACGTCGGTGTGCGGGACTTACTAGCGTCCATTAAGCAGTTGATTGAGGACAGTGTGGAGGGTTTTGTGCGTAAGAAATCCAGCGAAGTACTCATGATTACCGCCAAAGATTATATCGACCGCAATCTGGCCAAGGATCTTTGTGTGGAAGAATTGGCGCAGATGTTAGGGATCTCATCGTCCTATTTCTCCCTGTTGTTTAAACAAACGCATGGCGAGACTTTTATTGAATATTTGACCCGTCAACGGATGGAAAAGGCGAAGTCGCTACTCCTTATGAGCGGACTCAGCATCTCGAAGATCTGCAAGGAAGTGGGGTACGCGGAGCGGCGTTATTTCACGAAAGTGTTCCAGAAGTATACGGGTGAACTGCCTTCGGAGTACAGAGCAAATTCCGACGGGGAAAAGTAA
- a CDS encoding AlkZ-related protein — protein sequence MSNSSKLTYAQMAERIGELGLLPMANLIPDYPSLDSLTPKEDWHSDTEYDPWAWRVRFPGDGTAAYGKLLKKKNIFIAARLTPLVSIVLRNGKSAGQAYRDGNLSRDAHQVYTIIAEQQGIDTRELRAEAGMKATEAKKVYEAAITELQATGHVVISGVKIKRNADGEQSGWSSTSFETTDFWMESQGIQPYSGSLAEAKSELAEELDGLLPAKARAFIAKAWGV from the coding sequence ATGTCCAACTCGTCCAAATTAACTTATGCACAAATGGCGGAACGCATCGGAGAACTCGGATTATTGCCTATGGCAAACCTGATTCCGGATTATCCCTCGCTGGATTCTCTAACGCCCAAAGAAGATTGGCATTCCGATACCGAATACGATCCTTGGGCATGGCGGGTTCGTTTTCCGGGCGACGGGACGGCGGCTTACGGCAAGCTGCTGAAGAAGAAAAATATCTTCATAGCCGCCCGGCTGACACCGCTCGTAAGCATAGTGCTGCGGAATGGGAAATCGGCCGGACAGGCTTACCGCGACGGCAACCTCTCACGCGACGCGCACCAGGTGTACACGATTATCGCCGAACAGCAAGGCATTGATACGCGAGAGCTTCGGGCTGAGGCGGGTATGAAAGCAACGGAAGCCAAGAAGGTCTATGAAGCGGCCATTACCGAGCTGCAGGCGACAGGACATGTGGTCATCTCCGGCGTCAAAATCAAGCGGAATGCCGACGGAGAGCAAAGCGGTTGGAGCAGCACTTCTTTTGAGACGACCGATTTCTGGATGGAATCGCAGGGGATTCAGCCCTATAGCGGATCGTTGGCGGAAGCCAAGTCAGAGCTTGCTGAAGAATTGGATGGGTTGCTGCCGGCTAAAGCGAGAGCTTTCATCGCTAAAGCCTGGGGCGTATAG
- a CDS encoding aldose epimerase family protein, with protein MYKVSTYEDVYQVYELSDELTGSWVKAAPERGGIIIGWGAGGEELLYLDRATYEDPVANIRGGNPILFPISGQLENKRYEWDGVTYPMANHGFARNMAWEVVATGTDDGAWMTIKLVSNEMTRESYPFDFEIVYTYRLRDGVLAIEQEYRNLSEAPMPFYAGFHPYFAADGKDLAYDTDARTYLDYNDGEVKSYTGSLDLTPMVESAAFLDAQRYEIGFEPSAGRSIRLEYSDDFKYVVLWSVAGREFVCVEPWMALTGEFHRRAELVYAPPGGAVRAELRMRRV; from the coding sequence ATGTATAAAGTGTCTACATATGAGGATGTTTATCAAGTGTATGAATTGTCGGATGAGCTCACGGGCTCTTGGGTGAAAGCGGCGCCGGAGCGCGGGGGTATTATTATCGGCTGGGGCGCTGGCGGTGAGGAGCTTCTGTATCTGGATCGGGCCACTTATGAGGATCCTGTGGCCAATATCCGGGGCGGGAATCCGATTCTGTTTCCCATTAGCGGGCAGTTGGAGAATAAGCGCTACGAGTGGGACGGCGTGACCTATCCGATGGCAAATCACGGATTCGCGCGCAATATGGCGTGGGAGGTTGTGGCAACGGGTACGGATGACGGGGCGTGGATGACAATCAAGCTCGTGTCGAACGAGATGACGCGGGAGAGCTATCCGTTCGACTTTGAAATCGTGTATACGTACCGACTTCGGGACGGCGTGCTGGCGATTGAACAGGAATACCGGAACCTGTCCGAAGCACCGATGCCGTTCTATGCGGGTTTCCATCCGTATTTTGCGGCGGATGGGAAGGATTTGGCGTATGATACGGACGCCCGGACGTATCTGGACTACAACGACGGCGAGGTCAAGTCGTATACGGGCAGCCTGGATCTGACGCCGATGGTTGAATCGGCGGCGTTCCTGGATGCCCAGCGGTACGAGATCGGCTTTGAGCCGTCGGCGGGCCGGAGCATCCGGCTGGAATACAGCGACGACTTCAAGTACGTCGTGCTGTGGTCTGTGGCGGGACGCGAGTTCGTCTGCGTCGAGCCGTGGATGGCGCTGACCGGCGAGTTTCACCGGCGGGCGGAGCTGGTCTACGCGCCGCCGGGCGGTGCGGTCCGCGCGGAGCTGCGCATGCGCCGGGTTTGA
- a CDS encoding DUF2238 domain-containing protein: protein MSETANRRLVLTLLLLLAAVLLWSVIDANRYYIWFAEAMPALAIVAILIITYKRFKFSSLFYVLLFVSFVWMLIGAHYTYERVPLFNWIRDEFGQNRNHFDRIGHYFQGIIPALAVKELAWRLNLIPHRNVRAIVALSFTLAVSGFYEIVEFLAYLAFGGEADDFLGHQGDEWDAQWDMIWAFCGGLTSILLLDKLHDKQIRKLNR, encoded by the coding sequence ATGTCTGAAACAGCAAACCGCCGTTTGGTCCTAACTTTGTTGTTGTTATTAGCTGCTGTGCTCCTATGGTCCGTTATAGATGCAAACCGCTATTATATCTGGTTCGCCGAGGCAATGCCTGCGCTTGCGATCGTTGCAATTCTAATTATTACGTACAAACGTTTCAAATTTTCTTCGCTATTCTATGTGCTTCTATTCGTCAGTTTCGTCTGGATGCTGATTGGTGCGCACTATACGTATGAGAGAGTACCCTTGTTTAACTGGATTCGGGATGAGTTTGGGCAAAACCGGAATCATTTTGATCGAATCGGACATTATTTCCAGGGGATTATCCCTGCGCTTGCGGTGAAGGAACTGGCGTGGCGATTGAACCTGATCCCGCACCGTAACGTTCGTGCTATCGTCGCCCTCTCCTTCACTTTGGCGGTCAGCGGCTTCTATGAAATCGTAGAATTTCTCGCCTACTTAGCCTTTGGGGGCGAAGCTGATGATTTTCTGGGTCATCAAGGCGATGAATGGGACGCCCAATGGGATATGATATGGGCCTTCTGCGGCGGACTTACCAGCATCTTGCTGCTCGATAAACTACATGACAAGCAGATCCGGAAGCTGAATCGATGA